In a single window of the Candidatus Methylomirabilota bacterium genome:
- a CDS encoding peptidase has protein sequence MHNRRFNARTLIIVATSCLILGVLITASFNLVPLTKATTAQLWTEKGESGLFSTSQISDGKLWVKLAKELTPAVVNISTTQVVKRGIPSRGPSSEDDPFNEFFKRFFGDQPRQFKATSLGSGFIINKDGYILTNNHVVENATDITVKLGDGRELKAKVIGRDPKTDIALIKIEASNLPVIPLGNSEKLEVGEPVMAIGNPFGLNQTVTTGIVSAKGRFIGEGPYDNFIQTDASINRGNSGGPLINTNGEAVGINTAIFSPTGGSIGIGFAIPIDMTKEVLPQLRERGQVTRGWLGVAIQPITPDLGKKFSLKQANGALVSDVMEGSPAEQAGVKQGDVIVEFDGKKVKSSTDLPHIVASTPIGKEIPVKVIRDGAEVTLQVKVGELKEEQVAAAAASSPKSKLGIDIQELTPALARKFGLKGEKGIVITEVEPDSPGDAVGLQPGDLILEINRIRVTTVNQVRRVLEKTKPDEPTLLLVKRDGGTRYVVIGSEE, from the coding sequence ATGCACAACAGACGGTTTAACGCCAGAACCCTCATCATTGTCGCAACGTCCTGTTTGATTCTTGGAGTGCTGATCACCGCCTCCTTCAATCTGGTCCCGCTCACAAAGGCCACAACCGCTCAACTGTGGACGGAAAAAGGGGAGAGTGGGCTGTTCAGTACAAGCCAAATTTCGGATGGGAAGCTCTGGGTCAAGTTGGCGAAGGAGCTGACGCCCGCTGTGGTGAATATCAGCACCACCCAGGTCGTCAAACGAGGCATTCCGTCCCGTGGTCCTTCCAGTGAAGACGACCCGTTCAATGAGTTCTTCAAACGATTCTTCGGAGACCAGCCAAGGCAGTTTAAGGCCACCAGCCTGGGATCCGGATTCATTATCAATAAGGACGGCTATATCCTGACGAACAACCATGTCGTCGAGAACGCGACAGACATCACCGTGAAGCTGGGCGACGGCCGAGAGTTGAAAGCGAAGGTGATCGGGAGGGATCCAAAAACCGATATCGCCCTCATCAAGATCGAGGCCTCCAACCTGCCGGTGATTCCGCTGGGCAACTCGGAGAAGTTGGAGGTCGGCGAGCCGGTGATGGCGATCGGCAATCCGTTCGGGCTCAACCAGACGGTCACCACCGGCATCGTCAGCGCGAAGGGCCGGTTCATCGGTGAAGGTCCCTATGACAACTTTATCCAGACCGATGCCTCGATCAATCGAGGCAACAGTGGCGGACCGCTGATCAACACCAACGGCGAGGCGGTAGGCATCAACACCGCCATCTTCAGCCCCACGGGCGGTTCGATCGGGATCGGCTTTGCCATCCCCATCGATATGACGAAGGAGGTCTTGCCCCAGTTGAGAGAACGTGGACAGGTCACCCGCGGATGGCTTGGCGTCGCGATTCAGCCGATTACCCCCGACTTGGGCAAGAAATTCTCCCTGAAGCAGGCGAACGGCGCCCTGGTATCGGATGTCATGGAGGGATCGCCAGCCGAACAGGCCGGGGTCAAACAGGGGGATGTCATTGTGGAGTTTGACGGCAAGAAGGTCAAGTCCTCCACCGATCTGCCGCACATCGTGGCCAGCACCCCGATAGGCAAAGAGATCCCCGTCAAGGTGATCCGCGACGGGGCCGAGGTGACGCTGCAGGTCAAGGTTGGCGAGCTGAAAGAGGAGCAGGTGGCGGCTGCTGCCGCGTCCTCTCCGAAGTCGAAGCTGGGGATCGATATCCAAGAGCTGACCCCTGCCCTTGCTCGCAAGTTCGGGCTCAAGGGCGAGAAGGGCATCGTGATTACGGAGGTCGAGCCGGATAGTCCCGGCGATGCCGTGGGGTTACAGCCGGGCGATCTGATCCTGGAGATCAACCGTATACGGGTGACGACGGTCAATCAGGTCAGGCGCGTTCTGGAAAAGACCAAGCCGGATGAGCCCACGCTGCTGCTGGTCAAGCGGGACGGCGGCACACGGTATGTGGTGATCGGATCGGAAGAGTAG